The Lactuca sativa cultivar Salinas chromosome 2, Lsat_Salinas_v11, whole genome shotgun sequence genome includes a window with the following:
- the LOC111905730 gene encoding geranylgeranyl transferase type-1 subunit beta, translated as MADDDDLLWSSSTDRGSEVRLFDRNRHIMYLQMNYEILPSGYEGQEINRLTLAYFIISGLHILHALDHVDKEAVINWVLSLQAHPKNEAELNNGQFYGFHGSRSSQFHSLDKEVSVPNNSHLASTYCALAILKTVGYDLSLINSTSILKSMKCLQQSDGSFMPIHTGAEKDLRFVYCAAVISSLLDDWSGMDKEKAKNYILSCQSYDGGFGLIPGQESHGGATYCAVASLRLMGFIEDNLISQSTSSCIIDLPLLLDWCLQRQALDGGFQGRPNKTSDTCYAFWIGGVLRILGANQFIDEKTLREFLLTCQSKYGGFSKFPGQFPDLYHSYYGFTAFSMLQETDLNSLSVELGISMF; from the exons ATGGCGGATGATGATGATTTGCTTTGGAGCTCTTCTACGGATCGAGGCTCAGAAGTTCGATTGTTCGATAGAAATCGACACATAATGTATCTGCAGATGAATTACGAGATATTGCCATCAGGATATGAGGGTCAAGAGATCAATCGTCTTACACTTGCTTACTTTATCATATCCGGTCTCCACATCCTCCATGCGCTAGATCAT GTCGATAAAGAAGCTGTTATCAATTGGGTTTTGTCATTACAAGCTCATCCTAAGAATGAAGCCGAACTAAACAACG GACAATTCTATGGGTTTCATGGTTCTAGAAGTTCTCAGTTTCATTCTCTTGATAAAGAG GTTTCAGTTCCTAATAACAGTCATTTGGCAAGTACATACTGTGCATTAGCCATACTGAAGACAGTTGGGTATGACTTGTCACTTATCAACTCTACTTCAATTTTGAAGTCAATGAAATGTCTTCAACAATCTGATGGGAG TTTCATGCCCATTCATACAGGGGCAGAAAAGGATTTACGATTTGTATATTGTGCTG CTGTTATTTCATCTCTGTTGGATGATTGGAGTGGCATGGATAAAGAGAAAGCCAAGAATTATATATTGAGTTGTCAG TCATATGATGGTGGGTTTGGACTAATCCCTGGCCAAGAGTCTCATG GTGGTGCAACTTACTGTGCTGTTGCATCTCTTCGGTTAATGGGATTCATTGAAGACAACCTAATTTCTCAATCCACATCCTCTTGCATCATAGATCTTCCATTGCTTCTAGATTGGTGCTTACAG AGGCAAGCACTTGATGGAGGGTTTCAAGGAAGACCTAATAAAACCAGCGACACATGTTATGCTTTTTG GATTGGTGGAGTTCTAAGGATATTAGGCGCTAACCAATTTATTGACGAAAAAACCCTTCGTGAATTTTTGCTCACATGTCAATCCAAG tatGGTGGATTCAGCAAGTTTCCTGGACAATTTCCGGATCTTTACCATTCATATTATGGATTTACAGCATTTAGCATGTTACAAGAGACTGATCTCAATTCTCTCAGTGTAGAATTGGGTATAAGTATGTTCTGA
- the LOC111905782 gene encoding uncharacterized protein LOC111905782 — translation MRASSSVGVGLSLVFGCLLLALIAELYYLLCRKKRVTNTEIQETYSSPAREFLYLFCWKKPSSLTSTGLNTDTQVHEPQPSSSSSWLRPLGEEYDDMTIETELLRLQNLSGPPRFLFTIKEETKEDLESEDRSTKRGSRGRSLSDVVFTVETPFFTPLASPPFLTPPVTPRDSVYRPFSPLLHTSTDAEFNRIWASPPPKFKFLRDAEDKLQKRKLIERFGVDDFNHDDGVKDDENGSFITLIVSKEKDNISSSSQVLPLAASPPTFRPQFHKNPNSY, via the coding sequence ATGAGAGCTTCAAGTAGTGTCGGAGTTGGTTTGAGTCTCGTTTTTGGGTGTTTACTGCTAGCGCTTATCGCGGAGCTTTACTATCTGTTATGCCGGAAAAAGAGGGTGACGAACACAGAGATTCAAGAAACTTACAGCAGCCCAGCGAGAGAGTTTTTGTACTTGTTTTGTTGGAAAAAGCCTTCATCTTTAACCTCTACAGGGCTAAACACAGACACCCAAGTCCATGAACCACAACCATCGTCATCGTCGTCATGGCTCCGACCACTTGGTGAAGAATACGACGACATGACTATCGAAACCGAGCTTTTGAGGCTACAAAATCTCTCAGGTCCACCGCGATTTCTGTTCACAATCAAAGAAGAAACAAAAGAAGATTTGGAATCAGAAGATAGGAGTACGAAAAGGGGTTCAAGAGGAAGGAGTTTAAGTGACGTTGTGTTTACAGTCGAGACTCCATTTTTCACTCCACTTGCTTCGCCACCATTCTTGACTCCTCCTGTAACTCCTAGGGATTCTGTTTATAGACCCTTTAGTCCTCTTCTTCATACATCGACTGATGCAGAATTCAACAGGATTTGGGCATCACCACCTCCGAAATTCAAGTTCTTGAGAGATGCTGAAGATAAACTTCAAAAAAGAAAACTGATTGAAAGATTTGGAGTTGATGATTTTAATCATGATGATGGTGTGAAAGATGATGAAAATGGATCTTTTAtcacacttattgtctctaaagaAAAGGATAACATCTCAAGCTCTTCACAGGTACTCCCTTTAGCTGCTTCACCTCCAACATTCAGACCACAATTTCACAAGAATCCAAACTCATATTAG